CCACCCGTCGGCGTCCTCGACGGCGTCGAGCCGGACGCCGGGACCCTCCGCGGCGAACACGCCCCACGTCGCGCTGTCGTCGACGACCGTGGGACGGGCCTGCGCCTGGGCGAGGATCGCGCGCGCGTCGAGGTGCGGCTCGACGGCCCGCGCGACGGAGAGGTCGGCCGCCGCGAGCGTGGCGAGCAGCTCCCACAGCCGCCGGGTTCCGCCCGCACCGGGGACCAGGTCGTCGGACCACGTGCGCACGGCGGCGAGCGCGGCGTCGACGGTCCGCGGGACGTCGACGTCGGCGCCCCGGGCGGTCCGCTCGCGCGGGACGGGGTCGAGCAGCACGGGGATCGTCGGACGGCCCTCCGGTCGAGGTGGCTGGTGCGGGTCGGTGTGGCTGGTGCGGGTCGGCGTGGCTGGTGCGGGGCGGTGGGCTGGTGCGGGTGGGCGGGACGGGCTCGGGACGGTGCGGGTGGCGCGGTCGGTGGCGACGTGATCGTGCGGCGCGGAGGTCGGTGCTGCAACCGGAGCGGGCGACGTCGCCCGTGCGGGCGACCGGGCGGTGCGGCGTGGGGAGGCCCCGTCGTGGTCGCGGGTGGGCGCGGGCCGGACGCGCCTCGCCCCGGCGGTCGCGGTGTCAGGCCGTGCAGCGGCGCACGAAGTGCAGGATGCGGTCGAGCGCGACGGCACCGTCGGCCGTGTCGGGCTCGAACTGGTACTCGTGCGGCAGCGCCGGCTCGTGGTCGTCGGGGAAGAACAGCGTCTCGACGTCGACGCCGTGGCCCTGGAGGGTCGCCGCGAGGGTCACCGACTGGACGCGCAGCGGGTCGGCGTTGCCGACGGTCACGAACGTCGACGGGAAGGCCGCGGTGACGTGCCGGCCGACGGACATCGACGAGAGGAACGCCTCGTCGTCGAGGAAGTGCCGGTCGCCGCTGTACGCCCAGCCGCACGCCCGCAGCACGTCGCGCAGCGGAGACCGCGGGTCGAGCTGCGCGAGGTCGAAGACGCCGCAGCACAGCACGACGCCCCGCAGCTGCGCGGGGTGCACGGTCGGCTCGACGCCGAGCGAGCGCGCGTACGACGGCACCGTCGTGAGCGTCGCGACCTGCGCGCTGATCTGCGCGCCGGCCGAGTCGCCCGCGAGCACGAGCCGCGACGGTTCCACGTGGAACCGCGCGGCGTGCTCCTGCACGTGGCGCAGCGCGTCGGCGACCTGGCGGACGGGCGTCGGGTACCGCGCCTCGGGTGCGCGCGTGTAGCGGGGTGCGACGACCGTGACACCGTGGCTCGCGAGC
The sequence above is a segment of the Cellulomonas fimi genome. Coding sequences within it:
- a CDS encoding alpha/beta hydrolase, whose amino-acid sequence is MSRSPVSSARPAGLRGLAGRAALGLLRASLLVSPRPTVLLVRRQFARGVVDRTARLDALGPADVTAVLDERYGPGDDEVLDVFHPAGATGSLPTVVWTHGGAFVGGTKDELRGWFRMLASHGVTVVAPRYTRAPEARYPTPVRQVADALRHVQEHAARFHVEPSRLVLAGDSAGAQISAQVATLTTVPSYARSLGVEPTVHPAQLRGVVLCCGVFDLAQLDPRSPLRDVLRACGWAYSGDRHFLDDEAFLSSMSVGRHVTAAFPSTFVTVGNADPLRVQSVTLAATLQGHGVDVETLFFPDDHEPALPHEYQFEPDTADGAVALDRILHFVRRCTA